In the genome of Acidovorax sp. 69, the window TGCCCGACGCCTATACCCAGCCAAACCCCGAGCGCTACCAGCAATACCTGCTGCATGCCGATGCGCTGGGGCGCTTTTCGGTGGTGAGTTTTGTGTGGGGTCCGGGACAGGCGACGCCCATCCACGACCACACGGTGTGGGGGCTGATCGGCATGCTGCGTGGCGCCGAGGATTCGCAGGCCTATGCCCGCACACCCGACGGCCGCTGGGCACCGCAAGGCGCGCCACTGCGGCTGCACCCGGGCCTGGTGGAGGCCGTATCGCCCAGCATTGGCGACGTGCACCGCGTGAGCAACGCCTGGGAAGGGCAGACCTCCATCAGCATCCACGTATATGGCGCCAACATCGGCGCGGTGCAGCGCAGCGTGTACCTGGAGGACGGCGCGAAGAAACCCTTCATTTCAGGCTACAGCAATACAACGCTACCCAACCTGTGGGATCTGTCTCGTAACCCCGCCACCGCTGCCTGACCCTGTTTTTCAAAGCCCCTTACGCCCCCGCACATGACCGTCACTCCCCTGCCCCAGACTTCATTCCACCAGGTCCGCGAGGCCCTGCTCGCTCGCCACGAAATCGCTCTGCTCGACGTGCGCGAGGAAGACCCGTTTGCCCAAAACCACCCGCTGTTCGCCGCCAACCTGCCCGCCAGCAAGATCGAACTGGACGCCTGGGCGCGCATTCCACGCCGCGACACTTTCATCGTGGTGTACGACAACGGCGAAGGCCTGGCCGAGCCCGCTGCGCGCAAGCTGCAGAAGCTGGGCTACACGCAGGTGACGCTGCTGGCCGGTGGCCTGCAGGGCTGGAGCGATGCGGGCGGCGAGCTGTTCATCGATGTGAACGTGCCCAGCAAATCGTTTGGCGAGCTGGTCGAATCGGTGCGCCACACGCCCTCGCTCGGCGCCGAAGAAGTGCAGGCCCTGATTGACGCCAACGCCGATGTGGTGGTGCTCGATGTGCGCCGCTACGATGAGTACCACACCATGAACATCCCCACCGGCGTGAGCGTGCCCGGTGCCGAGCTGGTGCTGCGTGCGCAGGCGCTCGCGCCCCACCCGGCCACGCAGATCATCGTGAACTGCGCGGGCCGCACGCGCAGCATCATCGGCACGCAATCACTGGTCAACGCGGGCATCCCCAACCCCGTGGCGGCGCTGCGCAACGGCACCATCGGCTGGCTGCTGGCCGGCCAGGCGCTAGAGCGCGGCGCCACCCGCCGCTTTGACCCCACCGTGCATGCCGACCGCGAGCGCGCCCCCCAGCAGGCGCGCAGCGTGGCCGACCGCGCGGGCGTACAACGCACAACGCAGGGCGACCTGGCGCGTTTCGCGGCCGAAGCGCAGCGCACCACCTACCTGCTGGACGTGCGCACGCCCGAGGAGTTTGCCGCGGGCCACCTGCCGGGCTTTCGCAACACACCCGGCGGCCAGCTGGTGCAAGAGACTGACCACACCGCGGCCGTGCGCGGCGCACGCATCGTTCTGATGGATGACGATGGCGTGCGCGCCAACATGAGTGCATCGTGGCTGGCGCAGATGGGCTGGGACGTGTGGGTGCTGGACGGCGCGCAGGCCGCCGACTTCAGCGAAACCGGTGCCGTGGCCAACACCGTGCCCGAGCCCGAGGGCCCTATTGCCTGGGCAACACCTGCACAGTTGGCAGGCTGGCTCAGGGAAGAAGCCCCCGGCCACACC includes:
- a CDS encoding cysteine dioxygenase translates to MGSTRTAGGPNTTRLRHFVQQLATLVERGLPEADTLSQGTTLLAALVAHDDWLPDAYTQPNPERYQQYLLHADALGRFSVVSFVWGPGQATPIHDHTVWGLIGMLRGAEDSQAYARTPDGRWAPQGAPLRLHPGLVEAVSPSIGDVHRVSNAWEGQTSISIHVYGANIGAVQRSVYLEDGAKKPFISGYSNTTLPNLWDLSRNPATAA
- a CDS encoding rhodanese-related sulfurtransferase is translated as MTVTPLPQTSFHQVREALLARHEIALLDVREEDPFAQNHPLFAANLPASKIELDAWARIPRRDTFIVVYDNGEGLAEPAARKLQKLGYTQVTLLAGGLQGWSDAGGELFIDVNVPSKSFGELVESVRHTPSLGAEEVQALIDANADVVVLDVRRYDEYHTMNIPTGVSVPGAELVLRAQALAPHPATQIIVNCAGRTRSIIGTQSLVNAGIPNPVAALRNGTIGWLLAGQALERGATRRFDPTVHADRERAPQQARSVADRAGVQRTTQGDLARFAAEAQRTTYLLDVRTPEEFAAGHLPGFRNTPGGQLVQETDHTAAVRGARIVLMDDDGVRANMSASWLAQMGWDVWVLDGAQAADFSETGAVANTVPEPEGPIAWATPAQLAGWLREEAPGHTAVLDLTTSAHYTQRHIPGAWFVIRSQLAQAVASIPKAQRYVLTCGSSLLAHYAAQDLARLTGAEVLVLEGGTLAWIAQGLPLEQGETRLASPRIDRYRRPYEGTESPREAMQAYLDWEFGLVEQLGRDGTHGFRVI